In Carya illinoinensis cultivar Pawnee chromosome 9, C.illinoinensisPawnee_v1, whole genome shotgun sequence, the following are encoded in one genomic region:
- the LOC122276091 gene encoding E3 ubiquitin-protein ligase APD2-like isoform X2, whose translation MAEPDQGANTAPSSSSSASSSSARRRESSGNAASSSSSSRVRQSEDYLDQYQHQFPHPELEPREFDVPYRGNSNPLAFDDSSTVNRDDTWSCVIVLLTFWFFVSMTLILGVYGPVNILLGPSCSLLVQPNPIFVQYIKVEELNESAPGPLLYGFYKTPPLDTVTTWSETLNVSVQSDSHQEWIYFLNKGSQINISYSLNPLSTSAFLIIAEGNEGLAQWLEDPNYPNTTLSWNLIHGNGMITQHIFESSSYYVVVGNINTEEVEIQLNLRVKAYLHNTTGAYYKCTFADGPCGLDILFPNGNAAVLTSPIPEEGKSSDEWYVKLSYGPRWATYIVGIGGMTVLMFLAFNYLNKFHFVHEDGRDVQYGDVRSERAPLLSFKDDDLSSWGSSYDSLSHDEDDIEDFLALGAPEGKSLGDGENSNNTRRLCAICFDAPRDCFFLPCGHCVACFECGTRIAEAAGTCPVCRRNMKKVRKIFTV comes from the exons ATGGCAGAACCAGATCAGGGTGCGAATACAgctccctcttcttcttcttctgcttcttcttcttcggcgAGGCGTAGGGAGTCTTCAGGCAATGCGGCGTCGTCTTCGAGCTCGTCTCGAGTTCGCCAATCGGAAGATTACCTCGACCAATACCAACACCAATTTCCACATCCAGAGCTAGAGCCTCGAGAATTTGACGTGCCTTACCGAGGAAACTCAAACCCACTGGCTTTTGATGACTCATCGACGGTTAACCGGGACGACACTTGGTCTTGCGTCATCGTCCTCCTCACCTTCTGGTTCTTCG TATCAATGACTCTTATCCTGGGGGTTTACGGGCCCGTGAATATACTTCTTGGCCCTAGTTGCTCCCTTCTTGTGCAACCTAACCCCATTTTTGTGCAGTATATAAAG GTGGAAGAGTTAAATGAGTCAGCCCCTGGGCCTCTGTTATACGGGTTCTATAAAACTCCTCCACTTGATACTGTTACCACTTGGTCTGAAACTCTTAATGTCTCAGTTCAAAGTGATTCTCACCAG GAGTGGATATATTTCCTAAACAAGGGCtctcaaataaatatttcatatagtCTGAACCCCCTAAGCACCTCGGCTTTTCTCATAATTGCTGAAG GGAATGAAGGCCTTGCACAGTGGCTTGAGGATCCTAACTATCCTAATACTACCTTATCTTGGAACCTCATTCATG GAAATGGGATGATTACACAGCACATATTCGAGTCTTCTAGTTATTACGTTGTGGTGGGAAACATAAACACGGAGGAAGTGGag ATACAGTTAAACCTTAGAGTAAAGGCTTATTTGCACAATACGACAGGAGCTTATTACAAGTGTACTTTCGCTGATGGCCCCTGTGGCTTGGACATTTTGTTTCCCAATGGAAATGCTGCTGTCTTAACGTCTCCTATTCCAGAAGAG GGAAAATCCAGCGATGAGTGGTATGTCAAATTGTCTTATGGACCAAGATGGGCCACGTATATTGTTGGCATAG GTGGAATGACTGTGCTCATGTTCTTGGCCTTCAACTACTTAAACAAGTTCCACTTTGTCCATGAAGATGGAAGAGATGTTCAATATGGGGATGTAAGATCCGAAAGAGCCCCTCTGCTTTCATTCAAAGATGATGATCTCTCAAGTTGGGGTTCATCGTATGATTCTTTGTCACATGACGAGGATGATATTGAGGACTTTCTTGCATTGGGTGCCCCGGAAGGGAAGTCACTGGGAGATGGTGAAAACAGTAACAATACCCGACGTCTTTGTGCAATTTGCTTTGATGCTCCTAGGGACTGCTTTTTCCTTCCATGTGGGCACTGTGTGGCTTGTTTTGAATGCGGAACTAG GATAGCAGAGGCAGCTGGCACTTGTCCGGTCTGTCGTAGGAACATGAAGAAGGTGAGAAAGATTTTCACAGTTTAA
- the LOC122276091 gene encoding E3 ubiquitin-protein ligase APD2-like isoform X1, translated as MAEPDQGANTAPSSSSSASSSSARRRESSGNAASSSSSSRVRQSEDYLDQYQHQFPHPELEPREFDVPYRGNSNPLAFDDSSTVNRDDTWSCVIVLLTFWFFVSMTLILGVYGPVNILLGPSCSLLVQPNPIFVQYIKVEELNESAPGPLLYGFYKTPPLDTVTTWSETLNVSVQSDSHQEWIYFLNKGSQINISYSLNPLSTSAFLIIAEGNEGLAQWLEDPNYPNTTLSWNLIHGNGMITQHIFESSSYYVVVGNINTEEVEIQLNLRVKAYLHNTTGAYYKCTFADGPCGLDILFPNGNAAVLTSPIPEENLLWLLQGKSSDEWYVKLSYGPRWATYIVGIGGMTVLMFLAFNYLNKFHFVHEDGRDVQYGDVRSERAPLLSFKDDDLSSWGSSYDSLSHDEDDIEDFLALGAPEGKSLGDGENSNNTRRLCAICFDAPRDCFFLPCGHCVACFECGTRIAEAAGTCPVCRRNMKKVRKIFTV; from the exons ATGGCAGAACCAGATCAGGGTGCGAATACAgctccctcttcttcttcttctgcttcttcttcttcggcgAGGCGTAGGGAGTCTTCAGGCAATGCGGCGTCGTCTTCGAGCTCGTCTCGAGTTCGCCAATCGGAAGATTACCTCGACCAATACCAACACCAATTTCCACATCCAGAGCTAGAGCCTCGAGAATTTGACGTGCCTTACCGAGGAAACTCAAACCCACTGGCTTTTGATGACTCATCGACGGTTAACCGGGACGACACTTGGTCTTGCGTCATCGTCCTCCTCACCTTCTGGTTCTTCG TATCAATGACTCTTATCCTGGGGGTTTACGGGCCCGTGAATATACTTCTTGGCCCTAGTTGCTCCCTTCTTGTGCAACCTAACCCCATTTTTGTGCAGTATATAAAG GTGGAAGAGTTAAATGAGTCAGCCCCTGGGCCTCTGTTATACGGGTTCTATAAAACTCCTCCACTTGATACTGTTACCACTTGGTCTGAAACTCTTAATGTCTCAGTTCAAAGTGATTCTCACCAG GAGTGGATATATTTCCTAAACAAGGGCtctcaaataaatatttcatatagtCTGAACCCCCTAAGCACCTCGGCTTTTCTCATAATTGCTGAAG GGAATGAAGGCCTTGCACAGTGGCTTGAGGATCCTAACTATCCTAATACTACCTTATCTTGGAACCTCATTCATG GAAATGGGATGATTACACAGCACATATTCGAGTCTTCTAGTTATTACGTTGTGGTGGGAAACATAAACACGGAGGAAGTGGag ATACAGTTAAACCTTAGAGTAAAGGCTTATTTGCACAATACGACAGGAGCTTATTACAAGTGTACTTTCGCTGATGGCCCCTGTGGCTTGGACATTTTGTTTCCCAATGGAAATGCTGCTGTCTTAACGTCTCCTATTCCAGAAGAG AATTTGCTTTGGTTGCTACAGGGAAAATCCAGCGATGAGTGGTATGTCAAATTGTCTTATGGACCAAGATGGGCCACGTATATTGTTGGCATAG GTGGAATGACTGTGCTCATGTTCTTGGCCTTCAACTACTTAAACAAGTTCCACTTTGTCCATGAAGATGGAAGAGATGTTCAATATGGGGATGTAAGATCCGAAAGAGCCCCTCTGCTTTCATTCAAAGATGATGATCTCTCAAGTTGGGGTTCATCGTATGATTCTTTGTCACATGACGAGGATGATATTGAGGACTTTCTTGCATTGGGTGCCCCGGAAGGGAAGTCACTGGGAGATGGTGAAAACAGTAACAATACCCGACGTCTTTGTGCAATTTGCTTTGATGCTCCTAGGGACTGCTTTTTCCTTCCATGTGGGCACTGTGTGGCTTGTTTTGAATGCGGAACTAG GATAGCAGAGGCAGCTGGCACTTGTCCGGTCTGTCGTAGGAACATGAAGAAGGTGAGAAAGATTTTCACAGTTTAA
- the LOC122276092 gene encoding rhodanese-like domain-containing protein 10, translating to MAVQLQPSFLSVFNSSKHQKKPKPPFPTTQRRSTLGVKAASSSSGSNARQLIQSGAIRAIQPKDAAAAMDSEGFQLLDIRPVWERQKAHVEGSLHVPLFIEDKDNGPITLLKKWVHFGYIGLWTGQYFTTTNPDFLPQVEKAAPEKDSKLLVACGEGLRSIMAATKLYEGGYKNLGWLAGGFNRAGEDDFTAVQGTEKLQYATIGGASYYFLQLLIFIETVGKSK from the exons atggcCGTCCAACTCCAACCGAGCTTTTTATCCGTATTCAATTCGTCGAAGCACCAGAAGAAACCTAAGCCGCCCTTTCCCACAACCCAAAGAAGATCGACACTTGGAGTCAAAGCAGCGTCCAGCAGCAGCGGCAGCAATGCCCGGCAGCTCATACAGTCTGGGGCCATCAGGGCCATACAGCCAAAGGACGCAGCTGCAGCCATGGATTCCGAGGGCTTCCAACTCCTGGACATCAGGCCCGTGTGGGAGAGACAGAAAGCACATGTGGAGGGTTCGCTCCACGTTCCATTGTTTATCGAGGATAAGGACAACGGTCCCATTACTCTTCTCAAGAAGTGGGTGCATTTTGGCTACATTGGGTTATGGACTGGCCAGTATTTCACCACCACGAATCCTGATTTTCTCCCGCAAGTCGAGAAGGCTGCTCCTGAAAAGGACTCTAAACTCCTTGTAGCATGCGGTGAAGGTCTGAG GTCCATTATGGCAGCTACAAAGTTATACGAAGGAGGATACAAGAACTTGGGGTGGTTGGCTGGGGGGTTCAATCGTGCGGGAGAAGATGATTTTACAGCCGTACAAGGGACTGAGAAGTTGCAGTATGCAACAATAGGGGGTGCGTCgtactatttccttcaattgctcATTTTCATAGAAACTGTGGGAAAGAGTAAATAA